A genomic window from Hyla sarda isolate aHylSar1 chromosome 10, aHylSar1.hap1, whole genome shotgun sequence includes:
- the LOC130293757 gene encoding transcription factor HES-5-like has translation MAPCNMKTPDHEAAGGLRKLRKPVIEKMRRDRINSSIEQLRLLLEKEIQRHQLPSKPEKADILEMTVTCLQRHMAQRDVQAQREGFSTCLQDSITFLSQHRQSQLQIQLLQNLPGAHTGALSPPVSPCIYQPPNKHSPPDSSQALWRPW, from the exons ATGGCTCCATGTAACATGAAGACCCCTGATCATGAGGCTGCCGGGGGGCTCAGAAAG CTGAGGAAACCGGTGATAGAGAAGATGAGGAGAGATCGTATCAACAGCAGCATCGAGCAGCTGCGCCTCCTCCTGGAGAAGGAGATCCAGAGACATCAGCTCCCCTCCAAACCGGAGAAAGCCGATATCCTGGAGATGACCGTCACCTGCCTGCAGAGACACATGGCCCAGAGAG ATGTCCAGGCCCAGAGAGAAGGCTTCTCCACCTGCCTCCAGGACTCCATCACCTTCCTGTCCCAGCACAGACAGAGCCAGCTCCAgatccagctgctgcagaacctccctGGGGCTCACACTGGGGCACTATCTCCTCCTGTATCCCCCTGTATCTACCAGCCCCCCAACAAACATAGCCCCCCAGACAGCAGCCAAGCCTTGTGGAGACCCTGGTAG
- the LOC130293758 gene encoding transcription factor HES-5-like has product MAPYSAATDPLLPQPRKLRKPVIEKMRRDRINSSIEQLRLLLEKEIQRHQLPSKPEKADILEMTVTCLQRHMAQRDVQAQREGFSTCLQDSITFLSQHRQSQLQIQLLQNLPGAHTGALSPPVSPCIYQTPNKHSPPDSSQALWRPW; this is encoded by the exons ATGGCTCCTTACAGTGCAGCTACTGACCCCCTCCTCCCGCAGCCCAGAAAG CTGAGGAAACCGGTGATAGAGAAGATGAGGAGAGATCGTATCAACAGCAGCATCGAGCAGCTGCGCCTCCTCCTGGAGAAGGAGATCCAGAGACATCAGCTCCCCTCCAAACCGGAGAAAGCCGATATCCTGGAGATGACGGTCACCTGCCTGCAGAGACACATGGCCCAGAGAG ATGTCCAGGCCCAGAGAGAAGGCTTCTCCACCTGCCTCCAGGACTCCATCACCTTCCTGTCCCAGCACAGACAGAGCCAGCTCCAgatccagctgctgcagaacctccctGGGGCTCACACTGGGGCGCTATCTCCTCCTGTATCCCCCTGTATCTACCAGACCCCCAACAAACACAGCCCCCCAGACAGCAGCCAAGCCTTGTGGAGACCCTGGTAG